In the genome of Aedes aegypti strain LVP_AGWG chromosome 2, AaegL5.0 Primary Assembly, whole genome shotgun sequence, the window AGTCCTATCTTTGGATGAACTTTTGTTAACATTCATTTTGAATAATATAAATGTCCTTTATATTGATAatcttttaaaatcaattttattaaacaaatttgacaaaattccTCATCTTTTTCTGGATAACAAACGGATGCAATCTTTGGACTGTCCTACCCATGTGTTTTTccgcgtagtacatgtcctacctgtcctactcacttcccgcgccactgccgccaacctagcaaagaaaaccaatctttgacttcgccttccttgttaaaaatcttaccgcgtttggtatTCCCGTATTTGCTATTTGCATTTCAatcgcacacagcaatacatcCCTAACTCAATGATTCCATCAATAGCGATCAATTAcgtagagttgactgtataattaATGATTTCGGACTTAATGCATAGATGAAAAACTAATTAGGCAGTAGGTATCTTTATTTGCGCTGATATTTTATGCACTATGTATTACTATTGCACCGCCTCAAATTTCATTCGCATTTCTGTATCCTTGAGTAATCTCATTAGCTCGTCATCTTTTTGCGCTCTGAGTTCGTCAATCACGCGTTCCTTAAATCCGCCATCTTTCGCCGGATCGTCAGGAATGGATACCTTCTCCGTTCCAACTTGGGGAATCTGAGCACTATAGCTCATCCCAATGCGTTCCGAATTGGTGGGGGTGACACCAATCTTCTCCCAGGAATCCCCTCCAAATGGAACCACTATGGGCCCATTATGATCTAGTGCCGTTGCTTTGAATGGGTTTGAAGGGCTACCAAACCCTAGATGGTTCATTGCATCTCTAATCATCTTAGAAAGTGATGCGTTCTTGGAAGTGTAGAATATCAGTGCAGCCCCTATCGCATGGGAGATCGACCTTAGACAACGGCACACGTGTTTCTTGATTTCCgaatcaacattttgaaaagcatCGTACTTTCCTCCCACAATGATAACCGGAAATGGAAGAATTTCAAGCGTGTTCAAATCCTCGTGATCCAATCCTACTTTCTGCTTCATTCGTTCCTGCATTTCGGACACTTCCTTAGGCGAACAGTTCTTACTGATTGCTTGCTTCAAACCATTTAGAATGCACTGCAAATCGGTCCACAGCCTATCTGGCTGGGATAGGTCTAGAACAATCACGGCTGCAAAAGCCGCCAGGCCATGTGATCGAACTGGGACTTCTATCAGTTGGTTGGAATTGACCAAGCTGCCCAGTTCCCAAACATTGCAGATGTTTTTCTGTGCTCCCTGTCCGGAGGCAGTGCGACGTCCGAAGGAGTACTCCAACGCCAACGTGGGACGAGTGATATCGTCTCGATCCAGGAACCGGTTGATGAGAGTTGATTTACCCTGAAACCATGAATCAATcagaataaatgaaaatttcttcatttaATTCATTAGATTAGCTACTCACAGCTCCTTTGCTGCCGAGAACGAAAATGGTACGTTCAGTGGGTCCGCCGGTTAGGCTGGATTCTTGTTTCATGTGCTCTGTTACCAATTTCATAGCGATGTCCTGAATCGTTTCGGTGGTGTCCGGTTCCATAGAACTTATTGAATTCAACTCACTCATGTTTGGTTGGTTCTGGTATTATAATTCCACGTAATTGATGTGATAATAGATGGGAATTTGGATCTAAGCAATATACCTCTGTTTGATCACAAATAACACAATTGATCCAGTATTAAGGTAACCAGCTTTGTATGTGAAGCATGTTGCTATAGTTACATTAGCGTCTTCGTTCAGCTGCAAGGGGTAATGTAGGGCTGTTTGAGTCCTTTCTatctagggtagatgtaccaatagtggaggtattaagcCCTAtgaaacttcatttaaccgcctaaattcaagaagcgcaattaacgCACATGTTAATGTTTTAACAGGAAGTAACGATCATTCACTtaatgggaaaaatgatttcatcgcagtaacccacagcatgtcagtgaaaaataatacctccactattggtacaccgttcctttagttgcggtatatttttaatttgtgttcctatagttgcggtatccgtggttttcttatgggatcctccactataggaacactttaccgcaactattggtacaagtaagacaagttttagcaattttagtgatatttcatcagttttgaagcaatttaaacgctcttttcaactattccgtgtatcaacaaaccAATACGTCAATTGGCAGTGCCGGTTCTGTGGCTAGTGTAATAAAATCGGTGAAAATgccactaccgcaactataggaacacccacaactaagggaacacttaccctagttcACCCCTAGATACATGGCTACATAAAAACGTATGAAGTGTTCCatggtattgctgtgtgcgtttgaaatgcaaatatcaaatgcgggagcaCCAAAtgcgttaattttttttaacaaggaagacgaagtcaaaatttgatttctttgctgggttggcggtgatatggatcatggttgctaagtatcctttggttactgttGGTTACTACCGCATATGAAGCGCAGTTAGACTAGATTTGctcgtcaaacgcaaacagcaatataatacttatgaattcaaattcgAAAGTACTCGAATACCAGTAAACATAATGATTCATATGGCTTAGTCCAATGTTtcccaaattttgtttttactttcaCCCCCCTTGAGGCTAGTTTATTTTGGATAACAACGCCAAAGCTAACGCTAACGCTTGATATGTACTTTAAATATTTGCATTTAAAACTATTCtgtgttttttcaattttggttaATGGTCATCATAAGCGTACCTTGGTCAAAttatacactcaaaaaaatccacacgtcAAGACTACGTAAAAAATCACGTAGAACCTGGAAagattcatttttcaaaaattcatctgtCAAACGTAACAAATCTTCGACACACAGGTCAACATCAAATGAACTGCCTATCGTTCTTACTGTTGTTCCCTATCACCCTGACGTGAAAATCACGTACTCAGCCAGGTTCATTTTGACAGATGAATgttgcgttcattattatgttcTTCTTGTGTCAAGATGGCGTCGACAGAAAAACAACTGCAAGAATTGCTAAGTGAATTAAATATAGCGGGCCATTTATTGGAAATAT includes:
- the LOC5570902 gene encoding cytoplasmic dynein 2 light intermediate chain 1 encodes the protein MSELNSISSMEPDTTETIQDIAMKLVTEHMKQESSLTGGPTERTIFVLGSKGAGKSTLINRFLDRDDITRPTLALEYSFGRRTASGQGAQKNICNVWELGSLVNSNQLIEVPVRSHGLAAFAAVIVLDLSQPDRLWTDLQCILNGLKQAISKNCSPKEVSEMQERMKQKVGLDHEDLNTLEILPFPVIIVGGKYDAFQNVDSEIKKHVCRCLRSISHAIGAALIFYTSKNASLSKMIRDAMNHLGFGSPSNPFKATALDHNGPIVVPFGGDSWEKIGVTPTNSERIGMSYSAQIPQVGTEKVSIPDDPAKDGGFKERVIDELRAQKDDELMRLLKDTEMRMKFEAVQ